In a single window of the Nocardioides sp. genome:
- a CDS encoding crotonase/enoyl-CoA hydratase family protein yields MTYETLRIEHRDGVAVLHLDRPDAMNAFTVTMAEELEAYFRAVNTDDDVRAVVVTGSGRAFCAGMDLSMEGNVFGLDESRDPGLADMADLDDPAIARVRDTGGRVTLAIHDCRKPVIAAINGAAVGIGATMTLAMDRRVMAEGARIGLVFGRLGIVPEAASSWFLPQLVGLPTALDLMLRADILTASQAAEAGLVDEVVAADALLDHAVRIADAWTRDRSPVAVALTRQMVRRNAGLTNPTDAHRIDSLAMFHTSVGDGKEGVAAFLEKRQTRFEGKASRLPDFYDDWVRED; encoded by the coding sequence ATGACGTACGAAACCCTGCGGATCGAGCACCGCGACGGCGTGGCTGTCCTCCACCTCGACCGGCCGGACGCGATGAATGCCTTCACGGTCACGATGGCCGAGGAGTTGGAGGCGTACTTCCGTGCGGTCAACACCGACGATGACGTACGCGCGGTCGTGGTCACCGGCAGCGGGCGAGCCTTCTGCGCCGGGATGGACCTCAGCATGGAGGGAAACGTCTTTGGTCTCGACGAGTCGCGTGATCCGGGGCTCGCCGACATGGCCGACCTCGACGATCCGGCGATCGCCCGCGTACGTGACACCGGCGGGCGCGTCACGCTCGCGATCCACGACTGTCGCAAGCCGGTGATCGCTGCCATCAACGGTGCCGCTGTCGGGATCGGCGCCACGATGACCCTCGCGATGGACCGCCGAGTGATGGCCGAGGGAGCCCGGATCGGGCTCGTCTTCGGTCGGCTCGGCATCGTCCCCGAGGCCGCGTCGAGTTGGTTCCTGCCGCAACTGGTCGGGCTGCCGACCGCGCTGGACCTGATGCTGCGCGCGGACATCCTCACCGCTTCGCAAGCGGCCGAAGCGGGGCTCGTCGACGAGGTCGTAGCCGCTGACGCGCTCCTCGATCACGCGGTGAGAATCGCGGATGCGTGGACCCGCGACCGGTCACCCGTGGCAGTCGCGCTGACGCGCCAGATGGTGCGCCGCAACGCGGGTCTGACGAACCCGACCGACGCGCACCGGATCGACTCGCTGGCGATGTTTCACACCAGTGTCGGCGACGGCAAAGAGGGTGTCGCAGCGTTCCTGGAGAAGCGACAGACTCGCTTCGAAGGCAAGGCTTCGCGGCTTCCTGACTTCTACGACGACTGGGTGCGCGAAGATTGA
- a CDS encoding CoA ester lyase → MRTAKDFFRPLAVGAPQPLTEIPARPSRAIHFFDPGNEKMAAKVPDMVGTVDVLLGNLEDAVKAENKEKSREGLVKIGQSTDFGPTQFWTRINSLDSPWILDDLTTLVPAIGDKLDVIMVPKVQGAEDIHYVDRILAQLEAKAGIKKPILIHAILETARGVANIEEICGASPRMQGLSLGPADLAADRRMKTTRVGGGHPGYNVVGDAPKGEDGAYDFEGSRTRAEQDLWHYTIARMVDACAMHGIYAYYGPFGDIKDTVACEQQFRNAFLLGCVGAWSLHPVQIKIANKVFSPSVEDVAHARRVIAAMGDGTGAVMLDGKMEDDASVKQCQVMVRLAEELAAIDPDLKALYEGIQA, encoded by the coding sequence ATGCGTACTGCCAAGGACTTCTTCCGCCCGCTCGCCGTGGGCGCGCCCCAACCGCTGACCGAGATTCCGGCCCGACCCAGCCGGGCGATCCACTTCTTCGACCCCGGCAACGAGAAGATGGCGGCCAAGGTGCCCGACATGGTCGGGACGGTCGACGTGCTGCTCGGCAACCTCGAAGACGCCGTCAAGGCCGAGAACAAGGAGAAGTCGCGCGAGGGCTTGGTGAAGATCGGCCAGAGTACGGATTTCGGGCCGACTCAGTTCTGGACCCGGATCAACTCGCTCGACAGCCCGTGGATCCTCGACGACCTGACCACGCTGGTGCCCGCGATCGGCGACAAGCTCGACGTGATCATGGTGCCGAAGGTGCAAGGCGCCGAGGACATCCACTACGTGGATCGGATCCTGGCGCAACTTGAGGCCAAGGCCGGGATCAAGAAGCCGATCCTGATCCACGCGATCCTCGAGACCGCGCGCGGCGTCGCCAACATCGAGGAGATCTGTGGCGCCTCACCACGCATGCAGGGCCTCTCCCTCGGCCCGGCCGACCTTGCCGCCGACCGCCGGATGAAGACCACGCGCGTCGGTGGCGGTCACCCCGGCTACAACGTCGTCGGCGACGCACCGAAGGGCGAGGATGGCGCGTACGACTTCGAGGGCTCGCGCACCCGCGCGGAGCAGGACCTGTGGCACTACACGATCGCCCGGATGGTCGACGCGTGCGCGATGCACGGCATCTACGCCTATTACGGCCCGTTCGGGGACATCAAGGACACCGTGGCCTGCGAGCAACAGTTCCGCAACGCGTTCCTGCTCGGCTGCGTCGGCGCCTGGTCCCTGCACCCGGTGCAGATCAAGATCGCCAACAAGGTCTTCTCGCCCAGCGTCGAGGATGTCGCGCACGCCCGCCGTGTGATCGCGGCGATGGGTGACGGCACCGGCGCGGTGATGCTCGACGGCAAGATGGAGGACGACGCCAGCGTCAAGCAATGCCAGGTGATGGTGCGCCTGGCCGAGGAGCTCGCGGCGATCGACCCCGACCTCAAGGCGCTCTATGAAGGGATCCAGGCATGA
- a CDS encoding Fur family transcriptional regulator, whose product MQANFDERVRAAGLRVTRPRLAVLEALAAQPHAETATVIDAVRTTIPSVSHQAVYDCLAALTTAGVVRRFQPAGSVARYELKRGDNHHHLVCRGCGEVTDVPCTTGEAPCLTAPSDHGFTIDEAEVVYWGTCPACSTPE is encoded by the coding sequence GTGCAGGCAAACTTCGATGAGCGCGTACGAGCTGCCGGGCTCCGGGTCACCCGGCCGCGCCTCGCCGTGCTCGAAGCCCTCGCCGCACAACCGCACGCGGAAACAGCGACGGTGATCGACGCCGTACGCACGACGATTCCCTCGGTCTCGCATCAGGCGGTCTACGACTGCCTGGCGGCCTTGACCACCGCGGGTGTCGTACGCCGTTTCCAACCTGCGGGATCGGTGGCTCGCTATGAACTCAAACGCGGAGACAACCACCACCACCTCGTCTGCCGCGGATGCGGCGAGGTGACCGACGTGCCCTGCACGACCGGCGAGGCGCCGTGCCTGACGGCACCCTCGGACCACGGCTTCACCATCGACGAGGCCGAGGTCGTCTATTGGGGCACCTGCCCCGCCTGCTCCACCCCTGAGTGA
- a CDS encoding TusE/DsrC/DsvC family sulfur relay protein: MPTNTLHEHVFTVDDEGFFTDSSQWNEALAADLAELVDLPWDDAHAAPIRFMRDDAAKTGATPTLRRMQTVGGFDIAELYRLFPGKPAKKMAWLAGLRKPVGCV, encoded by the coding sequence ATGCCCACCAACACGCTCCACGAGCATGTCTTCACCGTCGACGACGAGGGCTTCTTCACCGACTCGAGTCAATGGAACGAGGCACTCGCAGCCGATCTCGCCGAGTTGGTCGACCTGCCCTGGGATGACGCCCACGCCGCACCGATCCGCTTCATGCGAGATGACGCCGCCAAGACCGGCGCCACCCCCACCCTGCGCCGGATGCAGACCGTCGGCGGCTTCGACATCGCCGAGCTCTATCGACTCTTCCCCGGCAAACCAGCCAAGAAGATGGCCTGGCTCGCAGGCCTGCGCAAGCCCGTCGGCTGCGTGTGA
- a CDS encoding SGNH/GDSL hydrolase family protein: MTSRRLAALAAAATLVLTGSAVSAPAIAGGGGNGHANGHTKHPGKKPPKAKKSYVLDVLGDSYGSGAGVPPYSACGRSQSAYGVQIDGRMRLKLDDFVACGGATTTSLIAGGQLEALDADTDVVTLSIGGNDTGWSSVTVSCVALGDAACASAIATAKQTATTVLPERLETVYDGIDSKAPDAKVYVTGYPRLFSPEYGAVFGASPAEQTALNDAADLLNKTMKAQAQSHGYVFVDVTKRFLDHGVNAPEPYLTPLNDPVALHPNVAGYAAYTAAVTAAIKPSALKR; encoded by the coding sequence ATGACCTCGCGCCGTCTCGCCGCTCTCGCTGCCGCCGCCACGCTCGTCCTCACCGGATCTGCGGTCTCCGCACCGGCGATCGCGGGAGGTGGGGGCAACGGTCACGCGAATGGCCACACCAAGCACCCCGGCAAGAAGCCGCCGAAGGCGAAGAAGTCGTACGTCCTCGACGTGCTCGGCGATTCGTACGGCTCGGGTGCGGGGGTGCCGCCGTACTCCGCGTGCGGGCGCTCGCAGTCCGCGTACGGCGTGCAGATCGACGGGCGGATGCGACTCAAGCTCGACGACTTCGTCGCGTGTGGCGGCGCGACGACGACGTCCTTGATCGCGGGCGGGCAACTGGAAGCACTCGACGCTGACACCGACGTGGTGACGCTGTCGATCGGCGGGAACGACACCGGCTGGTCGAGCGTGACCGTGTCGTGCGTCGCGTTGGGCGACGCGGCCTGTGCCAGCGCGATCGCCACCGCCAAGCAGACTGCCACGACGGTGTTGCCTGAGCGCCTCGAGACGGTCTATGACGGCATCGACTCGAAGGCGCCAGACGCAAAGGTGTACGTCACCGGGTATCCGCGGTTGTTCTCGCCGGAGTACGGCGCCGTTTTCGGCGCGTCGCCTGCCGAGCAGACGGCACTCAACGACGCCGCCGACCTGCTGAACAAGACGATGAAGGCCCAGGCGCAAAGCCACGGCTATGTCTTCGTGGACGTGACCAAGCGGTTCCTCGACCATGGCGTCAACGCGCCCGAGCCCTACCTGACTCCCCTGAATGACCCGGTGGCGCTGCACCCCAACGTCGCGGGGTACGCCGCCTACACCGCCGCCGTCACGGCCGCGATCAAGCCGAGCGCCCTCAAGAGGTGA
- a CDS encoding nitroreductase family protein, translated as MEYGEVVRRRRMVRAYEPTPVPKTILDRALRDATRAPNAGFSQGWGFLALSDPEAVRTFWRATSDDTESPDRWLAGMMTAPVVVLPCSSKAAYVSRYAEPDKGWTDETRWAMPYWHLDTAMASLLILLTAVDEGLGGCFFGIPVDRVAAVKQQFGIPEDHDPIGAITLGYPRTDATKRGSPTRRARRDDVIHHDRW; from the coding sequence ATGGAGTACGGCGAGGTGGTGCGGCGGCGCCGGATGGTGCGGGCGTACGAACCCACGCCGGTCCCGAAGACAATCCTCGACCGGGCGCTGCGCGACGCGACCCGGGCGCCCAACGCGGGCTTCTCCCAAGGCTGGGGGTTCCTCGCGCTCAGCGACCCGGAGGCCGTACGCACGTTCTGGCGCGCGACCAGCGACGACACCGAAAGCCCCGATCGCTGGCTGGCCGGGATGATGACCGCGCCCGTCGTGGTGCTCCCCTGCTCGTCGAAGGCGGCGTACGTCTCCCGCTACGCCGAGCCAGACAAGGGCTGGACCGACGAGACCCGCTGGGCGATGCCGTACTGGCATCTCGATACCGCGATGGCGAGCCTGCTGATCCTGCTCACCGCCGTCGACGAAGGCCTGGGGGGCTGCTTCTTCGGCATCCCCGTCGACCGCGTGGCAGCCGTCAAACAGCAGTTCGGGATCCCCGAGGACCACGACCCGATCGGCGCGATCACGCTCGGCTACCCCCGCACCGATGCCACCAAAAGAGGATCGCCCACCAGGCGAGCGCGACGTGACGACGTGATCCACCACGACCGCTGGTGA
- a CDS encoding DUF1992 domain-containing protein, which translates to MGDERAPDRGRETDSRTGQSAAAARIHHQTQWVDLQLKQAVERGDFEDLPGFGKPLESIGQDHDPDWWIKQLIEREKITGVLPPALQLRKDDAELDDRLDALTSEREVRAAVDEFNERVRKALYGNPGGPPLITQRRDVEECVRRWRARREQGRTASAEELRPGEGPAATPGRFWPQFFRRRGGHPD; encoded by the coding sequence ATGGGCGACGAGCGCGCACCCGATCGAGGCAGGGAGACCGACAGCCGTACGGGCCAGTCGGCCGCCGCGGCGCGCATCCACCACCAGACCCAGTGGGTCGACCTGCAACTGAAGCAGGCCGTCGAGCGTGGGGACTTCGAGGATCTGCCCGGGTTCGGCAAGCCGTTGGAGAGCATCGGTCAGGACCACGATCCCGACTGGTGGATCAAGCAACTGATCGAGCGGGAGAAGATCACCGGCGTCCTCCCGCCGGCGTTGCAACTGCGCAAGGACGACGCCGAACTCGACGACCGGTTGGACGCGTTGACCAGTGAACGCGAGGTCCGCGCGGCCGTCGACGAGTTCAACGAGCGCGTCCGCAAGGCGCTCTATGGCAACCCCGGTGGGCCGCCGTTGATCACCCAGCGTCGCGACGTGGAGGAGTGCGTACGCCGGTGGCGCGCGCGCCGGGAGCAGGGCCGCACCGCATCAGCCGAAGAACTGCGGCCGGGGGAGGGGCCGGCCGCAACTCCGGGCCGCTTTTGGCCGCAGTTCTTCCGACGGCGTGGGGGGCACCCCGACTGA
- a CDS encoding M20/M25/M40 family metallo-hydrolase has protein sequence MVQDTDAAVAKLQALVRIPTVSNTDPAKVETQEFDRFLTELENQFPLLHQHLELTRIHTHGLLFKWPGRANNRPVVLMAHLDVVPVEGPWTHPPFSGEIIDGEIWGRGTLDDKGCLVGICEAVERHLATGFTPAQDVWLSFGCDEEVSGVAAQLAVDELKKRDVQPWFVIDEGGAVAGGAFPGVRPHVAVIGVTEKGTTSLVLTAEGRGGHASTPAKWGPTARIARAITRLEKAPLPASTPAPTIALMERLAPHAPAPLRPLMANAARLTPLLTKALIAAGPESAAMTRTTIAVTTLTGSPALNVIAGKATAGLNIRVMLGDTVASVIEHVRKTIRDKTITIEVADAGEPSPLSPYEDDEAFDLLASTITEQFPDAVVSPYVMMAATDSRHFTAICERVYRFAPFRMSKEQRQAIHSYDERLGVDDFLAGVEWYHRLIERVA, from the coding sequence GTGGTCCAGGACACAGACGCGGCGGTCGCCAAACTTCAGGCGCTCGTACGCATCCCGACCGTTTCCAACACCGACCCGGCCAAGGTCGAGACACAAGAGTTCGACCGCTTCCTGACCGAACTCGAAAACCAATTCCCGCTGTTACACCAGCACCTTGAACTCACCCGGATCCACACCCACGGCCTGCTCTTCAAGTGGCCCGGCAGGGCAAACAACCGACCCGTCGTGTTGATGGCACACCTCGACGTCGTCCCCGTGGAAGGCCCCTGGACCCATCCCCCCTTCTCGGGCGAGATCATCGACGGCGAGATCTGGGGTCGCGGAACGCTGGACGACAAGGGCTGTCTGGTCGGGATCTGCGAAGCGGTCGAACGCCACCTCGCCACCGGCTTCACCCCAGCACAAGACGTCTGGCTCTCGTTCGGCTGCGACGAGGAGGTCTCCGGCGTCGCCGCCCAACTGGCGGTCGACGAGCTCAAGAAGCGTGACGTGCAGCCATGGTTCGTGATCGACGAGGGCGGCGCGGTCGCAGGTGGCGCGTTTCCGGGCGTACGCCCCCACGTCGCCGTCATCGGCGTGACGGAAAAAGGCACCACGAGTCTGGTCCTCACCGCCGAAGGCCGCGGCGGGCACGCGTCCACGCCCGCGAAGTGGGGACCCACCGCACGAATCGCGCGTGCGATCACCCGCCTGGAGAAGGCCCCGCTGCCTGCCTCCACCCCCGCACCCACCATCGCCCTGATGGAACGCCTCGCCCCGCACGCCCCCGCACCGCTGCGACCACTGATGGCCAACGCCGCCAGACTCACCCCGCTGTTGACCAAGGCGCTGATCGCCGCAGGTCCGGAGTCGGCGGCGATGACGCGTACGACCATCGCGGTCACCACGCTGACCGGCTCCCCCGCGCTCAACGTGATCGCGGGCAAAGCGACCGCCGGACTCAACATCCGAGTGATGCTCGGCGACACGGTCGCGAGCGTGATCGAGCACGTACGCAAGACCATCCGCGACAAGACGATCACCATCGAGGTCGCCGACGCGGGCGAACCGAGCCCGCTGTCGCCCTACGAGGACGACGAAGCGTTCGACCTCCTTGCGTCCACGATCACCGAGCAGTTCCCCGACGCGGTGGTCTCGCCTTACGTGATGATGGCCGCCACCGATTCGCGCCACTTCACCGCGATCTGCGAGCGGGTCTATCGGTTCGCGCCGTTCCGGATGAGCAAGGAGCAGCGCCAAGCCATCCATTCGTACGACGAACGCCTCGGCGTCGACGACTTCCTCGCGGGGGTCGAGTGGTACCACCGACTGATCGAGAGGGTCGCATGA
- a CDS encoding uridine kinase, with translation MTVLGHVADQLGYPSRPLLVAIDGPDGAGKTWFADALARLLIERSYDVVRASVDDFHHPRAFRHGAGRTAETVWERSYDYRALRTELLDPWLTGPGSAFRHRFHDLDGDGYFDDPAQQVPERGVLVLDGVFAQRRELSNAWDFVVYLDVPESETVSRMANRDGVPDDPAHPDQARYLGAQRLYRAHVDPVRYADVVIDNSDFHAPKLIGATASMCPTCGHVTS, from the coding sequence ATGACGGTCCTTGGGCATGTGGCCGATCAACTCGGCTATCCGTCCCGCCCGCTGCTGGTCGCGATCGACGGGCCGGACGGTGCCGGCAAGACCTGGTTCGCCGATGCGCTCGCCCGGTTGTTGATCGAGAGGTCGTACGACGTCGTGCGCGCCAGCGTCGACGATTTCCATCACCCGCGGGCCTTCCGGCACGGCGCGGGACGCACGGCCGAGACCGTGTGGGAGCGGTCGTACGACTATCGCGCGCTGCGCACAGAACTGCTCGACCCGTGGCTCACCGGACCCGGCAGCGCCTTCCGGCATCGCTTCCATGACCTCGACGGCGATGGCTATTTCGACGACCCTGCGCAGCAGGTGCCCGAGCGTGGGGTGCTCGTGCTCGACGGGGTGTTCGCCCAGCGTCGCGAACTCTCGAATGCGTGGGATTTCGTGGTCTATCTCGATGTGCCCGAGTCGGAGACCGTGTCGCGGATGGCCAATCGAGACGGTGTGCCCGATGACCCAGCGCACCCCGACCAGGCGCGCTATCTGGGTGCGCAACGGTTGTATCGCGCACACGTGGATCCCGTGCGTTATGCCGATGTCGTGATCGACAACAGCGACTTCCACGCGCCGAAACTGATCGGGGCGACGGCGTCGATGTGCCCGACCTGCGGTCATGTCACCTCTTGA
- a CDS encoding CoA ester lyase, with protein sequence MSDFTPLRSVLYMPSSNERALEKAKSIPCDGLILDLEDAVAPDAKPAARAAACAAAASGEYGRRTVTIRVNGIGTQWHDDDIAAASKAGPAAIVVPKVNSAAEVAQLVTAMQNAGAPEHTKLWAMIETPIAILSALEIARASERLTAFVLGTNDLVKELYAEHTPGRAPILPSLHTALLAGRAAGIAVIDGVYNNVKDTDGFLAECEQGRVMGFDGKTLIHPGQVEGANAAFAPSDVAVEDARGLIQAWEDGRGSGVVTYNGKMVENLHVESARRTLDIHEAIGALEA encoded by the coding sequence ATGAGCGACTTCACTCCCCTGCGTTCGGTCCTCTACATGCCCAGCTCCAACGAGCGGGCGTTGGAGAAGGCCAAGTCGATCCCCTGTGACGGGCTGATCCTCGACCTCGAAGACGCGGTCGCACCCGACGCGAAGCCAGCCGCAAGAGCGGCGGCCTGCGCGGCAGCGGCCAGCGGTGAGTACGGCCGTCGTACGGTCACCATCCGCGTCAACGGCATCGGCACGCAGTGGCACGACGACGACATCGCGGCGGCCAGCAAGGCCGGACCCGCGGCGATCGTCGTACCCAAGGTCAACAGCGCCGCCGAGGTCGCCCAACTCGTCACGGCGATGCAGAACGCGGGCGCACCGGAGCACACCAAGCTCTGGGCGATGATCGAGACCCCCATCGCAATCCTCAGCGCGCTGGAGATCGCCCGGGCCTCTGAACGCCTGACCGCATTCGTGCTCGGCACCAACGACCTGGTCAAGGAGTTGTACGCCGAGCACACCCCCGGCCGCGCGCCGATCCTGCCGAGCCTGCACACCGCCCTGCTGGCCGGTCGCGCCGCCGGCATCGCGGTGATCGACGGCGTCTACAACAACGTCAAGGACACCGACGGCTTCCTCGCCGAGTGCGAGCAGGGCCGGGTGATGGGATTCGACGGCAAGACGCTGATCCACCCCGGTCAGGTCGAGGGCGCCAACGCGGCGTTCGCGCCCAGCGACGTGGCAGTCGAGGACGCCCGCGGCCTGATCCAAGCCTGGGAAGACGGCCGTGGGTCGGGGGTCGTCACCTACAACGGCAAGATGGTCGAGAACCTGCACGTCGAGTCGGCTCGGCGCACCCTCGACATCCACGAGGCGATCGGGGCGCTCGAAGCCTGA
- a CDS encoding DsrE/DsrF/DrsH-like family protein has product MAQIPDGFVMPDFGATRTTPAAAAVATGDVQAYAGPRKMAFICSKGNLDMAYPALIMGNAALGEGVEVHIFFTFWGLDIVNRKQNKKLAFTMLGNTAMHMPELAKLRPGWEHKSMPQGMGGLPGVTRFATWMMKKQMRDLEIPDVPEFLDLLQAAGAHMYACRLTFDMMKVIEADLHPGVEGVISATDFIEIAEGAQIVFV; this is encoded by the coding sequence ATGGCACAGATCCCCGACGGCTTCGTGATGCCGGACTTCGGAGCCACTCGTACGACTCCCGCCGCAGCGGCGGTCGCCACCGGTGACGTCCAGGCTTACGCCGGGCCTCGCAAGATGGCCTTCATCTGCTCCAAGGGCAATCTCGACATGGCCTACCCGGCGTTGATCATGGGCAACGCAGCGTTGGGCGAAGGCGTCGAGGTGCATATCTTCTTCACCTTCTGGGGCCTCGACATCGTCAACCGCAAGCAGAACAAGAAGTTGGCGTTCACGATGCTGGGCAACACCGCGATGCACATGCCCGAACTCGCCAAACTGCGGCCCGGCTGGGAGCACAAGTCGATGCCGCAAGGGATGGGCGGGCTTCCCGGAGTGACCCGCTTCGCCACCTGGATGATGAAGAAGCAGATGCGCGACCTGGAGATCCCCGACGTACCCGAATTTCTCGACCTGCTGCAGGCTGCCGGAGCCCACATGTATGCCTGTCGGCTCACGTTCGACATGATGAAGGTGATCGAGGCCGACCTGCACCCAGGTGTCGAAGGCGTCATCTCCGCGACCGACTTCATCGAGATCGCCGAAGGGGCGCAGATCGTCTTCGTCTGA
- a CDS encoding DUF1345 domain-containing protein, with product MLRPVPATVRIGAAFGAGLVVGAVTGWVAGLAMGVLAGLCVTYAVIVVGGWLTLWPMDARQTRDNVRRQDLSTRAEEALVVFITTTGVVAMATVLAMRTVASQSAGAVLALVGVFLAWGTLHLMYAARYADLYFGEPEGGIDFNDGQEPAYRDFFYFSYNLGMTFQVSDTNVTSAQVRAVVLRHCLLAWVFGAVILASTINLVAAVVART from the coding sequence ATGCTGCGTCCTGTGCCTGCGACCGTGCGCATCGGCGCAGCTTTCGGTGCTGGGCTCGTCGTTGGCGCTGTGACCGGATGGGTTGCCGGGTTGGCGATGGGCGTGCTGGCTGGACTGTGTGTGACGTACGCCGTGATCGTCGTCGGCGGCTGGTTGACGCTGTGGCCGATGGATGCGCGTCAGACGCGAGACAACGTACGTCGACAAGACCTCTCGACCCGCGCTGAAGAGGCGTTGGTCGTGTTCATCACCACCACCGGGGTCGTCGCGATGGCCACGGTGCTCGCGATGCGTACGGTCGCCTCGCAAAGCGCGGGCGCGGTCCTGGCTCTCGTGGGCGTCTTTTTGGCCTGGGGCACTCTGCATTTGATGTATGCCGCTCGCTATGCCGATCTCTACTTCGGCGAGCCTGAGGGCGGCATCGACTTCAACGATGGCCAGGAGCCGGCCTACCGCGACTTCTTCTACTTCTCCTACAACCTCGGGATGACCTTCCAGGTCTCCGACACCAACGTGACGTCGGCCCAGGTGCGCGCGGTGGTGCTGCGGCACTGCCTGCTCGCGTGGGTCTTCGGCGCGGTGATCTTGGCCAGCACTATCAACCTGGTGGCGGCTGTGGTGGCCCGAACATGA
- a CDS encoding MFS transporter, translating to MSTNTTREIKPVHGLVAIVGFLVAVEFASGILQGYYTPIYPQIAEHLTIHEGDINWFEAAQLVVSALCVPLLARLGDLIGHKKVLLIATAVTALGSWVLAFAPSFTSFLIGWALQGAAVIWLPMEVAIIHRRTRDSGRQELLTRRGAGVLVGALELSVIIGALASGILVESMDMNLMLAIPAIVITAVFFLILFGIENAPGESRGGIDWVGLFLVTVALLILMGGLVLLRLDGPLSLRGWAAVLVGLAAFVPFIRWEMSHAEPIVDVRLFARPAQWPVQLTAFLFGIPVLGGQIPLSTYAQADPAVRGYGLGAEPAFISTLIGLYVVTLAIGAFTLPITSRLLGMRGALMLASLLVAIGYALWIPFHDTTGQALLNMAIAGLGSGALVAALPAAAAAAAPPERTGIATGMTNGIKTVGGAIASAIFAIALTATGSLDAAAEKVAPMSGYLTVWAVCSGAALLAALTLLAAPKHAFSDRGHVS from the coding sequence ATGAGCACCAACACCACCCGAGAGATCAAGCCGGTCCACGGCCTGGTCGCGATCGTCGGCTTCCTGGTCGCGGTCGAGTTCGCCAGCGGCATCCTCCAGGGCTACTACACGCCGATCTATCCCCAGATCGCCGAGCACCTGACGATTCACGAAGGCGACATCAACTGGTTCGAGGCCGCGCAGTTGGTCGTGTCGGCGCTGTGCGTGCCGCTGCTCGCGCGCCTGGGCGACCTGATCGGGCACAAGAAGGTGCTGCTGATCGCGACCGCGGTCACTGCGCTGGGCTCGTGGGTGCTGGCCTTCGCCCCATCGTTCACCTCGTTCTTGATCGGGTGGGCGTTGCAGGGCGCGGCAGTCATCTGGCTGCCGATGGAAGTGGCGATCATCCACCGGCGTACGCGTGACTCCGGCCGTCAGGAACTTCTCACCCGCCGCGGTGCCGGCGTGCTCGTGGGCGCGCTGGAGTTGTCGGTGATCATCGGCGCCCTCGCCAGCGGCATCCTGGTCGAGAGCATGGACATGAACCTGATGCTGGCCATCCCCGCGATCGTGATCACGGCCGTCTTCTTCCTGATCCTCTTCGGCATCGAGAACGCCCCCGGCGAGAGCCGCGGCGGCATCGACTGGGTCGGGCTCTTCCTCGTCACGGTTGCGTTGCTGATCTTGATGGGCGGACTGGTGCTGTTGCGTCTGGACGGGCCGCTGTCCCTGCGAGGCTGGGCGGCCGTACTGGTCGGTCTGGCGGCGTTCGTGCCGTTCATCCGCTGGGAGATGTCACACGCCGAGCCGATCGTCGACGTCCGTCTCTTCGCCCGCCCGGCGCAATGGCCGGTGCAATTGACTGCCTTCCTCTTCGGTATCCCGGTGCTGGGCGGGCAGATCCCGCTGTCGACGTACGCCCAGGCCGATCCGGCCGTACGCGGGTACGGCCTCGGCGCCGAGCCCGCCTTCATCTCCACCTTGATCGGGCTCTATGTCGTGACCCTGGCGATCGGCGCCTTCACGTTGCCGATCACGTCCCGCCTGCTTGGGATGCGAGGTGCCTTGATGCTCGCGAGCCTGCTGGTCGCGATCGGGTACGCCCTGTGGATCCCGTTCCACGACACCACCGGCCAGGCGTTGCTCAATATGGCCATCGCCGGACTCGGTTCGGGCGCCCTGGTCGCGGCGCTGCCCGCGGCGGCCGCTGCGGCGGCACCACCCGAACGCACCGGCATCGCGACCGGCATGACCAACGGCATCAAAACGGTCGGCGGGGCGATCGCGTCGGCCATCTTCGCGATCGCGTTGACGGCGACGGGGTCGCTGGATGCGGCTGCCGAGAAGGTGGCCCCGATGAGTGGTTATCTGACCGTCTGGGCGGTCTGCTCAGGCGCCGCGTTGCTGGCGGCGTTGACGTTGCTGGCGGCGCCCAAACACGCGTTCTCGGATCGTGGGCACGTGAGCTGA